The following proteins come from a genomic window of Sorghum bicolor cultivar BTx623 chromosome 3, Sorghum_bicolor_NCBIv3, whole genome shotgun sequence:
- the LOC8079637 gene encoding serine/arginine-rich splicing factor SR30 isoform X1, with amino-acid sequence MKTMSRRNSRTIYVGNLPGDIREREVEDLFYKYGRILDIDLKIPPRPPGYAFVEFEDPRDADDAIYGRDGYNFDGYRLRVELAHGGRGQSYSYDRSSSYSSARRGGVSRRSDFRVMVTGLPSSASWQDLKDHMRRAGDVCFSDVYREAGETIGIVDYTNYDDMKYAIRKLDDSQFRNAFSRAYIRVREYDARSRSRSRSRSYSRSPSYSRSRSPKSLSRSPSPVDERSLSRSRSPVSSPSHARSASRSTSRSRSPVRSD; translated from the exons ATG AAAACAATGAGCCGACGCAACAGCCGTACCATCTATGTAGGCAATCTCCCTGGGGACATCCGTGAGAGGGAGGTTGAGGATCTCTTCTACAAG TATGGTCGTATCTTGGATATCGACTTGAAAATACCTCCAAGACCTCCTGGATACGCTTTCGTTGAG TTTGAGGATCCACGTGATGCTGATGATGCAATTTATGGCCGTGATGGgtataactttgatggctacaggTTGCGC GTTGAATTAGCTCATGGTGGTAGAGGTCAGTCTTATTCTTATGATCGTTCAAGCAGCTATAGCAGTGCACGCCGTGGAGGTGTTTCTAGGCGCTCTGATTTCCGTG TTATGGTCACTGGTTTACCTTCATCTGCATCGTGGCAAGATCTGAAG GACCACATGCGGCGCGCCGGCGATGTCTGTTTCTCTGATGTATACCGTGAGGCTGGAG AAACTATTGGAATTGTGGACTATACAAATTATGACGATATGAAATACGCG ATTAGGAAGCTTGATGACTCACAGTTCAGGAATGCATTTTCAAGGGCGTATATCAGG GTGAGGGAGTATGATGCCAGATCACGAAGCAGAAGCCGTAGCCGGTCGTACTCTAGAAGCCCCAGTTACAGCAGGAGCAGGAGTCCAAA ATCTCTTTCTCGGTCACCCTCACCTGTGGATGAAAG ATCGCTATCAAGATCTCGATCCCCAGTTTCTTCT CCTTCTCATGCCAGATCTGCGAGCAGAAGCACATCCCGTTCTCGGTCTCCT GTGAGATCCGATTGA
- the LOC8079637 gene encoding serine/arginine-rich splicing factor SR30 isoform X3 translates to MSRRNSRTIYVGNLPGDIREREVEDLFYKYGRILDIDLKIPPRPPGYAFVEFEDPRDADDAIYGRDGYNFDGYRLRVELAHGGRGQSYSYDRSSSYSSARRGGVSRRSDFRVMVTGLPSSASWQDLKDHMRRAGDVCFSDVYREAGETIGIVDYTNYDDMKYAIRKLDDSQFRNAFSRAYIRVREYDARSRSRSRSRSYSRSPSYSRSRSPKSLSRSPSPVDERSLSRSRSPVSSPSHARSASRSTSRSRSPVRSD, encoded by the exons ATGAGCCGACGCAACAGCCGTACCATCTATGTAGGCAATCTCCCTGGGGACATCCGTGAGAGGGAGGTTGAGGATCTCTTCTACAAG TATGGTCGTATCTTGGATATCGACTTGAAAATACCTCCAAGACCTCCTGGATACGCTTTCGTTGAG TTTGAGGATCCACGTGATGCTGATGATGCAATTTATGGCCGTGATGGgtataactttgatggctacaggTTGCGC GTTGAATTAGCTCATGGTGGTAGAGGTCAGTCTTATTCTTATGATCGTTCAAGCAGCTATAGCAGTGCACGCCGTGGAGGTGTTTCTAGGCGCTCTGATTTCCGTG TTATGGTCACTGGTTTACCTTCATCTGCATCGTGGCAAGATCTGAAG GACCACATGCGGCGCGCCGGCGATGTCTGTTTCTCTGATGTATACCGTGAGGCTGGAG AAACTATTGGAATTGTGGACTATACAAATTATGACGATATGAAATACGCG ATTAGGAAGCTTGATGACTCACAGTTCAGGAATGCATTTTCAAGGGCGTATATCAGG GTGAGGGAGTATGATGCCAGATCACGAAGCAGAAGCCGTAGCCGGTCGTACTCTAGAAGCCCCAGTTACAGCAGGAGCAGGAGTCCAAA ATCTCTTTCTCGGTCACCCTCACCTGTGGATGAAAG ATCGCTATCAAGATCTCGATCCCCAGTTTCTTCT CCTTCTCATGCCAGATCTGCGAGCAGAAGCACATCCCGTTCTCGGTCTCCT GTGAGATCCGATTGA
- the LOC8079638 gene encoding protein DELETION OF SUV3 SUPPRESSOR 1(I), which yields MAEPAKPEVTEEAKMDLLEDDDEFEEFEIDQEWDDKEEGNEALQQWEDDWDDDDVNDDFSLQLRKELESNAPKN from the exons ATGGCGGAACCAGCGAAGCCCGAGGTGACGGAGGAAGCTAAGATGGACCTgctcgaggacgacgacgagttCGAGGAGTTTGAGATCGATCAAG AGTGGGATGACAAGGAAGAAGGCAATGAAGCACTTCAGCAATGGGAGGATGACTGGGATGATGACGATGTCAATGATGACTTCTCGCTGCAGCTGAGGAAGGAGCTGGAGAGCAATGCGCCCAAGAACTAG
- the LOC8060362 gene encoding uncharacterized protein LOC8060362, producing MAPAPVPALPPAMDNKDEGDGGAKNQNGMVVDEGDSGAKNQNSMVVVKSEAVCTDDGPLVVATELVKYEGGDTTECSSSFGDTCSGFEGEADNGEPEVNSGMSAHDNGVGPSKPPRRKKVMAEWSNSVRPIEWRCHWLELRMRELSSQVSKYDRELALIKKQKESKQAVSKANGTMSESMQIHKGHGKSIMKRRKRKRHEENVDASSYISKHRILSYYHDKQNKGAETDGVLVDDDCVTVDGSSRGGLDTATLLDSEDYDMICEQRTLQDILLEIDGVQSRVQLLKDRLNKAHSEGENLAFSGGDTHVRVSRKRQHTQKHSFSYTKSRHTKPQKKKNLNILLKDDDGQALAGGSALLHRETGAHIIGTSRSTEERSGECNHLRDKAITLDLLLGTGNSITNSDIGDLYKENTDDILIDNQGANEACEQFYKAKQPSGSSSKDQNISAAAEMKNNSPPVELKNTSAAVKVESIYAPVEVDSTSAPALEQESFLEKSPSRKPVSPGNKQELEPKTRQKKKVSFFTKKQRKEASRTPDAKEKTEGMSSAAKNQRSTASDVAKEKTESTPSAATGPGGKKRKSGIEPANAEKPSSAVKKQKTGKPSSAATRAPKAKNAGPATKKQETESSSSTEKTASAPLKLQVEKAVLVVNSRRSQRVRKPKVFAE from the exons ATGGCTCCCGCTCCCGTTCCAGCTCTACCTCCAGCCATGGATAATAAGGATGAGGGCGACGGTGGCGCCAAGAACCAGAACGGCATGGTGGTGGACGAGGGCGACAGTGGCGCCAAGAACCAGAACAGCATGGTGGTGGTGAAATCCGAGGCTGTCTGCACGGATGATGGCCCTCTGGTGGTCGCTACTGAGCTTGTGAAATACGAGGGAGGCGATACCACTGAATGCTCGAGCTCGTTTGGGGACACCTGCTCTGGATTTGAAGGCGAGGCAGACAATGGTGAACCAGAAGTGAATTCTGGCATGTCCGctcatgacaatggtgttggGCCCTCAAAGCCCCCTAG AAGGAAAAAAGTGATGGCTGAGTGGAGCAATTCTGTTCGTCCAATTGAGTGGAGATGCCACTGGTTAGAGTTGCGAATGAGGGAACTGTCATCTCAAGTATCAAAGTATGACAGGGAGCTTGCTCTAATAAAGAAACAAAAGGAATCAAAACAAGCAGTAAGCAAAGCAAATGGTACTATGTCAGAATCGATGCAGATTCACAAAGGCCATGGAAAGAGTATCATGAAGAGGAGAAAGAGGAAGAGGCATGAAGAAAATGTTGATGCGTCCTCGTACATCAGCAAGCACCGGATATTGTCATACTACCATG ATAAACAAAATAAGGGAGCTGAAACTGATGGTGTCTTGGTTGATGACGATTGTGTCACAG TTGATGGTAGTAGCAGAGGTGGACTTGACACTGCTACATTGCTTGATTCCGAGGATTATGATATGATTTGCGAGCAACGTACTTTACAGGATATTCTCCTGGAAATTGATGGGGTTCAGTCTCGAGTTCAATTGCTGAAAGATCGTCTCAACAAGGCTCATTCTGAAGGAGAAAATTTGGCATTTTCTGGGGGCGATACTCATGTCCGGGTGTCTCGGAAGAGACAGCATACTCAAAAGCACTCATTCTCTTATACAAAGTCTCGACACACTAAACCACAGAAAAAGAAGAATCTAAACATTTTGCTGAAGGATGATGATGGACAAGCTCTTGCAGGAGGATCTGCTTTGCTTCACAGAGAAACTGGTGCTCATATAATAGGTACAAGTAGGAGTACTGAAGAAAGAAGTGGAGAGTGCAATCACTTGAGGGACAAAGCCATCACTTTGGACCTACTGTTGGGTACTGGCAATTCCATAACAAATAGTGATATTGGGGATTTATACAAAGAA AACACTGATGATATCCTCATAGACAATCAAGGAGCCAATGAAGCTTGTGAGCAGTTTTATAAGGCAAAGCAGCCTTCTGGAAGTTCTTCCAAAGACCAGAACATTTCTGCTGCAGCAGAAATGAAGAATAATTCTCCACCAGTGGAACTGAAGAACACTAGTGCTGCAGTTAAAGTTGAGAGCATTTATGCTCCAGTTGAAGTAGATAGCACTTCTGCACCAGCATTGGAGCAAGAGTCATTCCTTGAAAAGTCACCCTCGAGGAAGCCTGTCTCCCCTGGGAACAAGCAGGAGCTGGAACCTAAGACAAGGCAGAAGAAGAAAGTCTCTTTCTTTACCAAGAAGCAGAGGAAAGAGGCCTCCAGAACTCCTGATGCAAAGGAAAAAACTGAGGGCATGTCCTCAGCTGCAAAGAACCAAAGGAGCACGGCCTCTGATGTAGCAAAGGAGAAAACTGAAAGCACACCCTCTGCTGCAACAGGTCCAGGTGGAAAGAAGCGTAAATCTGGAATTGAACCTGCAAATGCAGAGAAGCCATCCTCAGCAGTGAAGAAGCAGAAAACTGGGAAGCCATCCTCAGCAGCTACAAGGGCGCCAAAGGCTAAAAATGCAGGCCCAGCAACAAAGAAGCAGGAGACTGAAAGCTCATCCTCCACAGAGAAGACCGCGAGTGCCCCCCTGAAGTTGCAGGTTGAGAAGGCTGTACTGGTTGTAAATAGCAGGAGGAGCCAAAGGGTCCGTAAGCCCAAAGTTTTTGCTGAATGA